One part of the Arabidopsis thaliana chromosome 4, partial sequence genome encodes these proteins:
- a CDS encoding UDP-N-acetylglucosamine transferase subunit ALG14-like protein yields the protein MEEGCNCVYSRMASKFSIGLLIILAIVLLMVRVLYVIYRCGKPLPKGASQSFTTLIVLGSGGHTAEMLSLLSVLRKDRFTPRFYIAAATDNMSLQKARSFEDSLAEKPAVKEASSQFMQIYRSREVGQSYVTSVWTTIVAILHALWLMIRIRPQVILCNGPGTCIPLCVIAFLFKVYTLRKYFIKILCSSFLYILDDLEWTCDQKQRMCFVYS from the exons ATGGAGGAAGGTTGCAACTGTGTTTACTCAAGGATGGCCTCAAAATTCAGCATTGGtttattgattattttggCGATCGTTCTTCTAATGGTTCGTGTACTGTATGTTATATACCGATGTGGCAAACCACTTCCAAAAGGAGCTTCACAGTCTTTTACTACTCTTATTGTTCTTGGTTCTG GGGGACACACAGCAGAGATGTTGAGTCTCCTCTCTGTTTTGCGGAAGGATAGATTTACACCAAGGTTTTACATTGCTGCTGCTACAGATAACATGAGTCTCCAGAAAGCTCGTAGTTTTGAAGATTCTCTAGCTGAGAAG CCTGCTGTTAAGGAAGCATCATCACAGTTCATGCAAATTTACCGGAGTCGTGAAGTTGGTCAGTCTTATGTGACTTCTGTTTGGACTACCATTGTTGCTATTCTTCACGCTCTGTGGCTAATGATCCGGATCAGACCACAAGTG attctttgCAATGGTCCTGGGACCTGTATTCCTCTGTGTGTGATCGCCTTTTTATTCAAGGTATACACACTTCGGAAATATTTTATCAAGATTCTTTGCAGTTCTTTCCTCTACATTTTGGATGACCTTGAATGGACTTGTgaccaaaaacagaggatgtgttttgtttattcttaG
- the SS4 gene encoding starch synthase 4 (starch synthase 4 (SS4); FUNCTIONS IN: transferase activity, transferring glycosyl groups; INVOLVED IN: starch metabolic process; LOCATED IN: chloroplast; EXPRESSED IN: 24 plant structures; EXPRESSED DURING: 13 growth stages; CONTAINS InterPro DOMAIN/s: Glycogen/starch synthases, ADP-glucose type (InterPro:IPR011835), Starch synthase, catalytic domain (InterPro:IPR013534), Glycosyl transferase, group 1 (InterPro:IPR001296); BEST Arabidopsis thaliana protein match is: starch synthase 3 (TAIR:AT1G11720.1); Has 55451 Blast hits to 38117 proteins in 4040 species: Archae - 1014; Bacteria - 10985; Metazoa - 22418; Fungi - 3875; Plants - 6050; Viruses - 242; Other Eukaryotes - 10867 (source: NCBI BLink).): MTTKLSSFCFLTHGLAGISCEREHGSSRRFFYLPSRRLVSTSCKMRQQRGFDSSKRQEVKKGSPKPILSINSGLQSNNDEESDLENGSADSVPSLKSDAEKGSSIHGSIDMNHADENLEKKDDIQTTEVTRRKSKTAKKKGESIHATIDIGHDDGKNLDNITVPEVAKALSLNKSEGEQISDGQFGELMTMIRSAEKNILRLDEARATALDDLNKILSDKEALQGEINVLEMKLSETDERIKTAAQEKAHVELLEEQLEKLRHEMISPIESDGYVLALSKELETLKLENLSLRNDIEMLKSELDSVKDTGERVVVLEKECSGLESSVKDLESKLSVSQEDVSQLSTLKIECTDLWAKVETLQLLLDRATKQAEQAVIVLQQNQDLRNKVDKIEESLKEANVYKESSEKIQQYNELMQHKVTLLEERLEKSDAEIFSYVQLYQESIKEFQETLESLKEESKKKSRDEPVDDMPWDYWSRLLLTVDGWLLEKKIASNDADLLRDMVWKKDRRIHDTYIDVKDKNERDAISAFLKLVSSPTSSGLYVVHIAAEMAPVAKVGGLGDVVAGLGKALQRKGHLVEIILPKYDCMQYDRVRDLRALDTVVESYFDGKLYKNKIWIGTVEGLPVHFIEPQHPSKFFWRGQFYGEQDDFRRFSYFSRAALELLLQSGKKPDIIHCHDWQTAFVAPLYWDLYAPKGLDSARICFTCHNFEYQGTASASELGSCGLDVNQLNRPDRMQDHSSGDRVNPVKGAIIFSNIVTTVSPTYAQEVRTAEGGKGLHSTLNFHSKKFIGILNGIDTDSWNPATDPFLKAQFNAKDLQGKEENKHALRKQLGLSSAESRRPLVGCITRLVPQKGVHLIRHAIYRTLELGGQFVLLGSSPVPHIQREFEGIEQQFKSHDHVRLLLKYDEALSHTIYAASDLFIIPSIFEPCGLTQMIAMRYGSIPIARKTGGLNDSVFDIDDDTIPTQFQNGFTFQTADEQGFNYALERAFNHYKKDEEKWMRLVEKVMSIDFSWGSSATQYEELYTRSVSRARAVPNRT; this comes from the exons ATGACGACGAAGCTATCGAGCTTCTGTTTCTTAACCCATGGATTAGCAGGAATCTCCTGCGAGAGAGAACATGGAAGTTCTCGTCGATTTTTCTATCTCCCTTCTCGTCGATTAGTTTCTACTTCGTGTAAGATGCGACAACAACGTGGTTTcga CTCTAGTAAAAGACAAGAGGTCAAGAAAGGCTCCCCTAAACCGATCCTATCTATAAATTCAGGTCTTCAGAGCAACAATGATGAGGAATCTGATCTGGAGAATGGTTCTGCGGACAGTGTCCCGAGTCTTAAGTCAGATGCTGAAAAGGGTAGTAGTATTCATGGCAGCATAGATATGAATCATGCTGATGAGAATCttgaaaagaaagatgataTACAAACAACTGAAGTTACTCGGCGCAAGAGTAAAACTGCAAAGAAGAAAGGGGAGAGTATTCATGCTACGATTGATATTGGACATGATGATGGGAAGAATTTAGATAATATTACTGTGCCTGAGGTTGCAAAAGCTTTG tCCCTTAACAAAAGTGAAGGCGAGCAGATTTCAGATGGACAGTTTGGGGAACTAATGACAATGATAAGAAGTGCagaaaaaa ATATTCTTCGGCTTGATGAAGCACGGGCCACTGCTCTTGACGACCTTAACAAGATTCTTAGTGATAAGGAAGCGTTGCAGGGAGAAATCAATGTCTTGGAAATGAAATTGTCTGAGACTGATGAAAGGATTAAAACTGCTGCTCAAGAGAAAGCACATGTAGAGCTTCTGGAAGAACAGTTAGAGAAGCTTCGTCATGAAATGATCTCCCCTATAGAAAGTGATGGTTATGTTCTAGCTCTTAGCAAAGAGCTTGAAACATTGAAGCTGGAGAATCTATCTTTGAGAAACGATATAGAAATGCTTAAGTCAGAACTTGACAGTGTTAAAGATACCGGTGAACGTGTGGTTGTGTTGGAAAAGGAGTGCTCCGGTTTGGAATCTTCTGTAAAGGATTTGGAATCTAAGTTATCGGTTTCTCAGGAAGATGTCTCGCAGCTTTCTACTCTTAAAATCGAATGCACTGATCTATGGGCGAAGGTAGAGACTCTACAGCTGTTGTTAGATAGAGCTACCAAACAAGCAGAGCAAGCAGTTATAGTGTTACAACAGAACCAAGATCTAAGAAATAAGGTCGACAAAATTGAGGAATCACTTAAAGAAGCCAACGTTTATAAAGAATCTTCAGAGAAAATTCAACAGTACAATGAGCTAATGCAACATAAGGTGACATTACTTGAGGAGCGGCTCGAAAAGTCTGATGCAGAGATATTCTCATATGTTCAGTTATATCAAGAATCGATAAAAGAATTCCAGGAAACACTTGAAAGTTTGAAGgaagaaagcaagaaaaaatcaagagaTGAACCGGTTGATGATATGCCTTGGGATTATTGGAGTCGGTTACTTTTAACTGTTGATGGATGGCtgcttgaaaagaaaatagcaAGCAACGATGCTGACTTACTGAGAGACATGGTATGGAAGAAAGATCGAAGAATTCATGATACCTATATTGACGTCAAAGATAAGAATGAACGTGATGCCATCTCTGCATTTCTCAAGCTTGTCTCATCTCCAACAAG TTCAGGATTGTATGTCGTTCACATTGCAGCTGAGATGGCACCTGTAGCTAAG GTGGGAGGTTTGGGAGATGTTGTGGCAGGTCTTGGTAAGGCATTGCAAAGAAAAGGTCATCTGGTGGAGATTATTCTTCCCAAATATGACTGTATGCAGTATGATCGCGTGCGTGACTTAAGG GCTTTGGATACTGTTGTGGAGTCATATTTTGATGGGaagttatataaaaacaaaatctggaTTGGCACTGTTGAAG GTTTACCTGTACATTTCATTGAACCTCAACATCCAAGCAAATTCTTCTGGAGAGGACAGTTTTATGGAGAGCAAGATGATTTCAGACGCTTCTCGTATTTTAGCCGAGCTGCACTAGAGTTGCTTCTTCAGTCCGGCAAAAAACCCGACATCATACATTGTCATGACTGGCAAACAGCTTTTGTT gCGCCGCTGTATTGGGATCTGTATGCTCCAAAGGGATTAGATTCTGCAAGAATATGCTTTACATGTCATAATTTTGAGTATCAAGGTACCGCGTCTGCTTCAGAATTGGGATCTTGCGGGCTTGATGTTAACCAGTTAAATAGACCAGACAGAATGCAGGATCACTCGTCTGGAGATAGAGTCAATCCTGTTAAG GGCGCTATAATTTTCTCAAACATTGTAACAACCGTGTCCCCTACTTATGCACAAGAAGTTCGAACAGCTGAG GGAGGAAAAGGACTCCATTCAACACTCAATTTTCACTCCAAGAAATTCATTGGAATCCTCAACGGCATTGACACAGATTCATGGAATCCTGCCACCGACCCCTTCCTCAAGGCTCAGTTCAACGCTAAAGATCTacaagggaaagaagaaaacaaacacgCCCTTAGAAAGCAGCTTGGACTTTCTTCAGCGGAGTCAAGACGGCCTTTG GTTGGTTGCATAACAAGATTAGTACCACAGAAAGGAGTTCATCTAATCAGACATGCCATATACAGAACATTAGAGTTAGGTGGACAATTTGTACTTCTTGGTTCTAGCCCGGTTCCACATATTCAG agGGAATTTGAAGGTATTGAACAACAGTTTAAAAGCCATGATCATGTCCGGTTGTTACTGAAGTACGATGAAGCTCTGTCTCATACGATTTACGCAGCCTCCGATTTGTTCATCATTCCGTCAATTTTTGAGCCTTGTGGACTTACACAG ATGATCGCTATGAGATATGGCTCCATTCCAATTGCGCGAAAAACTGGAGGCTTAAATGACag tGTCTTCGacattgatgatgatacaaTACCAACACAGTTTCAAAATGGATTTACATTTCAAACCGCGGACGAACAG GGTTTCAATTATGCGTTGGAGCGAGCATTTAATCACtacaagaaagatgaagagaaatggATGAGACTTGTAGAGAAAGTGATGAGTATAGATTTCAGCTGGGGATCATCAGCTACACAATACGAAGAACTCTACACGAGATCAG